A stretch of the Arachis stenosperma cultivar V10309 chromosome 6, arast.V10309.gnm1.PFL2, whole genome shotgun sequence genome encodes the following:
- the LOC130933736 gene encoding uncharacterized protein LOC130933736, whose amino-acid sequence MRRLLSPSRSPTATAAPSFAAAIPLPVSPSPTPTPRPSPLPSRVKKFLGVDGGGGGGSNCVGSGEDMARKNAQEAYQRVQEAKAKSRARSGGARAVVSPPPPPPPRNVGTPSQPLIISSSSLSRPLPSAQLLSEPEKKKRKTSESGSSLGGEVVIDGAIVDPPVPEVVSESDLKTRGQRIIESPPRSRDAPSSSAIRLTSSSAPPPGPGGGDSSTPLKK is encoded by the exons ATGAGGCGGCTCCTCTCTCCCTCGCGATCCCCAACGGCGACGGCGGCTCCAAGCTTCGCCGCCGCTATCCCCCTCCCTGTCTCCCCttcccccacccccaccccgcGTCCTTCCCCCCTCCCCTCACGCGTTAAGAAGTTTCTTGGTgttgatggtggtggtggtggaggaagTAATTGTGTTGGTAGTGGTGAGG ATATGGCAAGGAAGAATGCTCAGGAGGCTTACCAAAGGGTCCAGGAGGCTAAAGCGAAGTCCCGAGCTAGGTCCGGGGGTGCCAGAGCAGTcgtctctcctcctcctcctcctcctcctaggAATGTGGGCACTCCCTCTCAACCCCTTATCATTTCTTCCTCAAGTTTGTCTCGACCACTCCCTTCTGCCCAACTACTCTccgagccagagaagaagaagcgcaagacttcggagtctggctcttctttgGGTGGtgag GTAgttattgatggcgccattgttgatccTCCTGTCCCCGAGGTTGTTTCCGAGTCAGATTtaaagactcgggggcagaggattattgagtctcctcctcgttCCCGagatgctccgagttcttcagCCATTCGTCTGACTTCCTCTTCAGCTCCTCCTCCTGGTCCTGGTGGTGGTGATTCCTCTACTCCTTTAAAGAAATGA